Proteins encoded together in one Quercus lobata isolate SW786 chromosome 3, ValleyOak3.0 Primary Assembly, whole genome shotgun sequence window:
- the LOC115981435 gene encoding uncharacterized protein LOC115981435, whose protein sequence is MEEEVKEQSKTAELERDRRIDAARTLKKSEADLAKARGDLKEATRARDSAAASLTGAQKQAEEQTKHLLAAEEQLQIAKKQISDLKKKLIEADNAKGVVEFAKDEAMRAKQEAEFAKTEAEAARDKAEEEGYEAGVVETQASLKAQIPGVCKLYCSHVWEEALKQAGVEVSSDFWKAENVFYPPAICETASASSKAMSAPQEAGAAQSEVAQIIVTPSEQSEGGEPHDTTEAPGGLNPEMPKEGA, encoded by the coding sequence atggaggaagaagttaaGGAGCAGAGTAAGACCGCCGAGCTTGAGCGCGATAGGCGTATTGATGCTGCGCGAACCCTTAAAAAGTCTGAGGCCGACCTCGCGAAGGCTAGGGGGGACTTAAAGGAGGCTACCCGAGCCAGGGATAGTGCCGCGGCAAGTTTGACtggtgcccaaaaacaggccgaggaacagACAAAGCACCTGCTCGCTGCCGAGGAGCAATTGCAGATTGCTAAGAAGCAGATCagtgatttaaagaagaaactgatcGAGGCAGACAATGCTAAGGGCGTGGTGGAATTTGCCAAGGACGAAGCTATGAGGGCCAAACaggaggctgagtttgccaAAACTGAGGCCGAAGCTGCTAGGGACAAGGCCGAGGAAGAAGGTTACGAGGCGGGGGTGGTTGAAACTCAGGCCTCCCTTAAAGCTCAAATCCCTGGAGTATGCAAGCTATACTGCTCCCATGTTTGGGAAGAGGCCCTCAAACAAGCTGGGGTGGAAGTTTCGTCTGACTTTTGGAAGGCGGAGAACGTATTTTATCCTCCAGCCATCTGCGAGACTGCCTCAGCCAGCTCTAAGGCTATGAGCGCTCCACAGGAGGCTGGGGCTGCTCAGTCAGAAGTTGCTCAGATCATCGTCACTCCTAGCGAGCAATCTGAAGGAGGAGAGCCTCATGATACGACAGAAGCACCTGGAGGTCTGAACCCCGAGATGCCTAAAGAGGGTGCTTAG